CCAAGCCCCTTCACCGAGCCATACCCGATGACGCCGACCCGCCCGCTGATCGTGTATGTCGACATCGACGACACGCTGATCCGTTCCGCGGGACACAAGCGGATGCCGATCCCGGCCGCCATACAGCACGTGCGGGAACTTCATGCGCAGCGGGCAGTGCTATATTGCTGGAGCTCCGGCGGTGGAGAGTACGCGCGGCAGAGTGCCGCCGAGGTGGGTCTGGAGGAGTGCTTCGAAGCGTTCCTGCCGAAGCCCGACGTGCTGCTCGACGATCAGGCGGTGGGCGAGTGGAGGGGTCTGCTCAACGTCCATCCGGCCGAATGCCAGGGGCAGAGCGTAGACAGCTACCGCGAGCGGCTGCGCCCCGGGAGCGCCCCCGGCGCCGGGCCGTCGGCTGCACGCGATGTGGGCCCCAACCGCTCATCCGCTTAAGTTCATCCGCACCCGTCTTCGTTCAGCCATCTCTTGATCGCGTGAAACCACTGTGACGCCAGAATATCGTGATCGGCTCATCGGGGGGCTCATGGCGGTTGAGTCAGGCGGCAAGCCAGCAATGGCGCTGGCCGACTGGGCTGTCGACATGCTTGTCGCTGGATATGACACCCCCTCGCTTCGCGTCCTGGCGGGGCTGCTTCCCATCGAAGCGGACACCCACGCCATCGTTTTCCTCGCGCGGAGAGCGGCGCGTGAGCTCGGGCTGCTCGCGCCGGGGGGTGAAGCGTTGCGGCGTGCCTACATCTACGTGGTATGCCGCGCGTTGCTTAGCGGCGAGCTGGATGCCGACACGGCCACCGAGTACATCCACAGCCGGGTCATCAGCCCGCTGGATCATCCCGCGGACTTGATGCCGTGGTGCTATCTCTGGGAAGGCAACAGCGCGGAGTGCGACTACGTCGAAGGCCCGAACACGGCCCACGTGATCGCCGAGGCCCAACGCTGGGCGGACGCCGACCCGGCGGTGCCGAGCGCGATCTGGACTGGCGGTCAGCCAGGTGCCGCCCGCAGGCCCTCTCGCCCAGGGTCTGAAGATGGGCCAAAGCAAGGCCGGCCATCAGAAAACCCATCGCAGGCGGGTGACCGCTTGCTGGTATTGGGAGGATCGCTCACGGGCGTCGCGGCCCTGCTGCACGTCGCGATCATCATCGGCGGGCCCGACTGGTACCGCTTCTTTGGAGCGGGCGAGCGAATGGCGCGGCTCGCCGCCCGCGGTTCCATCTACCCCACCGTCATCACGGCCTGCCTCGCCGCCATCCTTGCCGTGTGGGCGCTCTACGCGTTCTCGGGCGCGGGGCTGATCCGCCGCCTCCCCCTCCTGCGTGTCGCCCTCACGACGATCGCCGCGGTGTACCTCGCCCGCGGCATCCTGGGCGTTCCCGTCGTTCTGTTCGTGGACGACGTGTACACGAATCAGCTGCGGGCGAAGATGACTTTCATGGTGGTCAGCTCCGCCATCTGCGTCGGGCTGGGCCTCTGCTACGCGATCGGAGCGGCCCGGCTCTGGCGGGCGTCTTCCGCGACCCACGGCTAAAGCCTGCGCATTCCCGATCAACGAGGAGACTCAGGCAATGGACGGAGAACACGATCAGGCGCTGACCGCCCAGGTCGATTCAGTGCTATGGGAGGTGTGGGACCCGATCGGCGTCAACGATGCTCCGGAAGCCCGCGACGAGTACACCAGCTACGCCCCGAACGTCGCACAGCTGCTACGCTCCGGCGCATCCGACGCCGAGATCGAGCGCCATCTCGCATCGATCATCCTCGAGAACATGGGGATGTCGTGGGTGAATCCGGACCGGGCCCGGCGCACACTCGCCGCACTTCGTGAGATCCCTGTCGCAGCGTAGGGAGCATGAAGACGCACTGCGAGTACTCGACGGTCGAGATTAATCCCGTGAACAGCAGCCGAACCGGGGGTCTACCTGACAGAGGGTGTTCGACCCGAGCGCGATTGTGCGCGGCGCGATCAGCTTCAGGACGTGGTAGACGTTTTCGCAGCGTTTCCATGGTAAGTGCCACCGCGCGAACCGTGCTCGTCGTGCTGACCATCGCGGGTTGCAGCACGGGCGACGGCGCGAATCCAGGAGATGATTCGCCAATCACACCTGTAGCGATTTCATCCCCCCACCCAGTGCGGACACA
This DNA window, taken from Longimicrobium sp., encodes the following:
- a CDS encoding DUF705 domain-containing protein, whose translation is MTPTRPLIVYVDIDDTLIRSAGHKRMPIPAAIQHVRELHAQRAVLYCWSSGGGEYARQSAAEVGLEECFEAFLPKPDVLLDDQAVGEWRGLLNVHPAECQGQSVDSYRERLRPGSAPGAGPSAARDVGPNRSSA